TGTGAGACAGAGGCACAAACCAGGAGCAAGAGTGTACTGGCACTTACACGATTCTTACTTCAACTGGGTAGATGGAAGGATGATTCTGAACCATGGACTCTGAGGCAAAAGTTCTGTAAGTTGTTGCTACAGGGCtcttttaaataatattgcATCATTTAAAGTCCAGCTTAAATATGGTCCCCAGTAACTGATCATTCCAGTTTCGAAAGGCCCTTGTTCACACTTCCTATTTGAACAAGAAATTAATGATAAGCTGTAGCAGAACCAGGAGTAAAATGAAGATATAGTGCTTCAGCTGCAAAAACTGGTTGTCCACAGTCGGTGAATTAGAAGTGACTCGATTTCGTAGAGCCATAATGTCCCTGCAAGATACAGAATAATATCCTGTAAATTACTATCTAGACATTTTGGCATTTCTAGTATGTTAGGGGTCCCTACAGAACAcaaattttgaggaaaattatgaaatattgaTGAGTAACTGACACTTGGGAAGAAGGGCAGTTGAACTACTTTTCCTACTCTTTCAATGACATCAGGGCTCTAAAGCAGAAAGATACACACCAGcctccaaaaaaaacacctagaaAATTAGTGTTCTCTAAaccattttaaagcattttattcagTACTACCTCTTAATGTCTTCCTGTGTTTCCTTTATAGATTCAATGGCACTCTGCAGTTCACCAAGATCCGccccttttttccttattcGTGTATTATGCTTCATGAGTTGtgctagaaaaatacaaaagacagaTTTAATTCCCAGGATAGGTCCTTagtccaaaactgaacaaagtAACAAGGACAAACTAAGCGATTTGCAAAAATGAGGAGAAAGTTTTCTAATTGAGTTTCTAGTGAAAACTAAAGCTTTATTCCAAAGTCCCCTacagcacagggcagcaagTTAAGTGTTAGAACTATCTTACAACTCTCACTGTACTGTTGAATTTCTGCTAGCATtctcaacaacaaaaatctgtctCTATCAACACACTGAtctacaaattaaaacaactcactttgttttaagaaagaaaagagcttaCAAACacaatttgttttccagatacTAAATACGTGCAGCACTGAAGCCTACTTTATCCTACATATTGATATTTAAGAGGACAGGAAAGGCAATTAAGACCATGAGccattctgctgcttttgtttttccagaatgtGCTTCGTACTGAAGTGTTATCTAAAGCACATATTATTTTGTGACACAAACATCTTGAAATAAGAAGAGCATGTGTGACTACAGAACACTGTTTAACCGTCAGATAAATTTATTATGTTTGTACAAAAAcgtattttttcctaccttcaCTTCCAGAAGAATCCTGATTATCGGGCTCAGGGGATGAGAAACCACACTCCCCTTTTTTCTGGCCGGTTGGTTTTCGCTTGATTTTTGGAACACTAACCTACAATTAAGCTTACGAATTATTTCCAGAGAACCAGAACTGTAGCAAAAGCAGCACATTCTGACAGCAATAGTTAAAAGCACGATATCTCACAGAAGTCAAAGCTAAGATTGTTGATATAAACACAACCCAAAGTTTGTGCACCTTTCTATTTAAGGGAAAGGCCATATTAAACCGTCGAGTTCAagtttgtgttattttatatCCCTAGCCAATTAAGTCATCTCTACCGCTCAGGATGCATCACAGAAGTGAAAGACTACGAATCAGGTAACCCACATTTTTGGATGGTAAAAACGATATTTTCTAACCCTCCCAATGCTCTGAGGACCTTCACACACGTCACACAATATATCCGAGCACTTGTTTATATTGTGTGAATCTTTCTGCACAGGATAACAAAACCGGTACATACCATCGGTGTCCGGTGTCGAACTTTTGTTTGGATTGTGCCATCTTTTTCAAATTGGATCATATCATTCAAAGGGTCCCATGGCCTGGTACTAGACAAAGTGAACACAAATGATTAATACCACAgcaatttaaatgagaaatattttcttgctcagAAACTATTCAGTATGTATACGTTAATGATCTTTTTCCCTATGCGGTGGTAAGAACACAAGCCGTCATATTACCCAGCAGTATTATTATGAAATCATCTGGCCAGAGCTACGTACTTGTCAACACGGAGAGGTTTTCTGCGTAACGTAGTTATTATTCTAGAACTACAGGGAAatgaggggattttttttgttattactttgggctgcttttttgcctttttttcttccttttaaatgacCAAGGTAAGGCAGTGAATACTGTATATTATTGACTTCCATAATAACTCTAACACTTTTATCTCTGTTTGCCAGTATGCCTAGGAAGAACAGATTAAGACTCAGTCATCCCCCCAGACTGCTTTCATTCCAAAGCGGCTAATGGTAATCAACATCGGTCAAGAAGCAGTACTGAGCTACATACAGTTTGCTTGTTCAGGTTTTTAAGAGTGTTTTTCTAGGTGCAGGttgatataaaatgaaaaaaaaaaaaaaatcaagcaaaagaCAGAGCTCGCTGGAGAATGACAAGTAGCCAAAGGCAAAGACAGACATCCTCACTGAGCACGGCCTTTGCAGGACAGAAACTGCAAGTCAGCTGCATGGAGATCATTCTGATGCACAGCTTCAGCAACTGCAGATTAAACACGGATTTCCTTTCATCTCTTCCtgcatgctttttaaaacattaaacataatttaaaaatttcagatgTCGTGAACATACACCTGCATTTACATCTTAGCTTAACTTGGCTTAAGTTAAGCATCATCTACAGTAACTGGATAAGAACAAGGCATTCCTCTCCCAAAGGTCTTTCAAAGCTGCAATCCCGATACCTATATCCCTAATCCTGGTTTCTAATTCAGGTATCTTAAATTCCACAGCTCACTGAACACATCTTCACGGTGACCATAAAAGACTCTGCTCTCTATATGGCCCAGGTGGTGAGTTGGCCTCATATGCAGAAAAGGAGTCAGAAATTTCTTCCAGTGACAGCTGACAGCACAGACTGCTTTCTAGCACATTCTAACGCTTCTGTGGCACACACTTGAACCACAAGGCCTCGAGGAGACATGAAATATGCACAATGCACCCTAAAGCACCGTGCCCTAGAAAATTCTTGAATATAGCATGAATGTATAGAGGCACATAACcaaaaagaggaataaaataataataaataaaaaaatcaacaagatAGAAAAGCCCATTGCAATGATTACACGAAACATATTTTCCTGATTTAGCAATCACTGTCTTTTCAGCATTACTTATTAATGCCCTCTCTTTGGTGAAGCTCAGCCCAAGTTCAGCTAAAAAACTACCCATCTTGGTTGAAGCATATTACTAGGTATATTGAGTAGCACTGCATATTTGTTGCGTTTGAATAACTCTGAGTTCTTGTGCTCCCGGACGCACAACAAGAGTCTCAGAGGCACTACCAAGCGTTTAACTAGCAGTTTTGGTATAAGCATTCCAGCACTCACTCAGCGTATTTATAGTGCCATTCTCCTGTGACTGAATCCTGATCGAACAGCTTGCACGTCCACTCTTCACCCTTAAGTTTCCTCTCTTTGGCACTCCTCCTCTGAGCTTCTTCCAGAACATATTTCTCTTGAGTAGCTTCTGTTTggtctttattatttattgctttagTCACTTGCTGCCAAAGCCTGACAAATAAGCAATATAAAGAGTTACAATCTGTTTATAATAActgattgaaaatattttcctaattatAGGCTAAGTGAGGGGATCAACCTCTAAAGAAGACACTACTGTATTGTAATATACCTTTTATCTACATTTCCAACAAGACCTTCTATGATTGTAAGATTTATAAATAACAAACTTTTAGTATTTAACACTattgctttcttgttttacaCGTCAGTATCAACAAATacatgaaggaaggaaaacaacagctaCTGGCTAATTTTTGCAATTTGGAGAAGATAATGAGttctattttgtaaaaaataattgtaagtGCTTCTAAAGTGAACTTACTTCTCTGACTCAAAGTCATCTTGCTCTTCGAACTTCACAGTGTATCTAGGTAACCTACGCTGCTTGATATCAGACGTTGGGTTCCAGAATGTCTCCGAAACATCTGTCTTCTTGTCCCTAATAGTAACTTCACTGTCCTGTAACATACATAGTTCAGTTACCTTAACTGTAATAATCTCAAATAGTGCCAAAATAATACGAACAGAaagaataatcatttttttttcaacaagaatttcttttatttcagataaatgcagttaaaaataattacatatgcTAATTACAAAATTCAATTTCTGCACTCTGCGCTGGCTCTAGCTTGGAATAGGTACACAATGGAACCATTAACCACATCCAACAGTGGCACCTCACCAGaactaaaacaaatttaaaaatttcatgCTGATGCCATAACAATTTCTCATAATACTAACACttatattaaaacatttcacaagttgaaaagtattttcatcagGAACTACTCAAACATACTCAACTTTTCCACCTGTAAGGGCTGCAATTAACAGTACATTGAATCTAAGGTCATTCTTGAGAACTGGTTAActataaaaagatattttcaatgAAAGTGGCACTTAATcgactttatttttttttttaatttaggtgtctttatttttgtaactaaGTGCCGTTTTCACTTGCCAGAATTTACGCAGCACTATCACTCACTACTTACCCAGTGACCTTCCAAAATAGCCAGAACTTCTTTGCCAAGCTTAATTTTCCCTGATATTTGATTAACACTGTCGTTGTTACCTAAAAACggctgcaaaacaaaaagaaatgcctccatgtttattttaatagcaaattACTGGCATATATGTTGAGTGTTAAGGAATTAAGTGATTTATGAAATCTGACGTAAACAGCCCCGATTGCTTTCAGTATCACAACTTCTGTCTAACAACCCCAGAAGGAAGTTGTTCcctctgtattttctcaaaagctttgctgaacaACAGCATATGAATTGGCTAAgaaatctggaaagaaaagggcaaataatgcagaaaacagcGACGTGATGATATCTCGGAGGAAACTGTCATTTGCTATACAAATTTCACCACTTTGCCAAGGACTCTTTGTTACTAGAGATTAActctgaaaaaagcaacaagaaaaaatgattgcCGGGaattttcttcagcctttttgATAGTCTGCACATGTATCCTGTGTGTTGATGAGGCGAAACTTCCATTACTACAGCCTCCTAACTTTTAAGTTTCCCCTATAATCTCAACCGAATACAGTTTTCCTCTCCATATGCACATTTCTCTTTAATGGCTATTTGTTTAACCTTGAATCGGTTTCTGCCTCAAAGATggcaaacatatttttcagaagttcaaGCCATTTACATGTAGTTGAGAAACCTTTCTTTAGCCTTTGCAACTGGGTGGGTGCTTCTATAGCAAACAGAGCTGCCAAAAATAGTAGGCAAAACTGCTCCTTAATGCTGGACATTAGGCTGATCCGAACGTCAGCAGAAACCCTTGCACCACCTTTGTTTAAAGTTTTATTcaggggggaagaagggaaccTGGGTTTGAGTTCTCCAGATTAAAAAGACCCTGAACGTTTTCAGAGAACTAAAAACCTCCATGAAATATTCACAAGACAAAAAAACCGAGCTGCTGATCAGTTCCTGTGCGAGGAGCTCCCCTGCTCTTGCACACGTTCCCAGACACGCACAGACAGATGCCACTGCTGGAAATGAGACCGACTGttgcttcctcctgcccctgccctaGCCAAGTTGTTCTTAAGTTTCGTAGCAATATGTTAGCACTGTGACAGAAGTGTCCTTATGACCAGAGGTTAAGACAGAGCTTCAGTCAAGACCTTTGGAAACAGAAGAGTACATTAAATAAACAGATGACAATATAActcccttttttaatttaatcactATTTGCTAGATACACATTGCTAGATACACATGGCAATTAATATGAAAATTCTTCAGTTTCCAGAGAAGACAATtccatattaaagaaaattaaatgagattGTATCTAAGGCTTGACctgataatatatatatatatatttaatattctaACACTTATTCTCATGCCCACTTGCAGCGTTCACTGACCTTGAGTTTGAATTCAATTGTTGCACTGTAGCCAGTTTTTTCACAGGTGATATTGACTGCTCCCCCAAGCTCTAAGGTCATTGTGCCATACAGAATTCCTGCGAGAAAGAGCCAACATGAAAATTTCTAACTGgacaagataaaaaataaagttctttgGGCCCAATTCCTACAGTAGGATTCCCCTGCAGTCCAGCATTTGAAACACTGAATACATTTTACATACAACAGATGCCTAtgcaagtatatttttttcagcatgcaCATTTTCCCTCGCTGCACATTCTCCcacctttctccctctctgttgGCATTACTAGTCACACTAGTTCTTCTTGTTTGATTTGACTGTATGTATGTAAGGTGTTTTTTACTTgttcagtattatttttctcaacaAAACCATATAAGAACGAATCCAACAATGTTAAAACATccacaaaaaacagaaagagaagggcCTACCAAAGTAATGTCAAGTTACATAATTCTGCTAACTCATTCGCCATACAACTCTAAGAAATCTTAGAGCTGTTGATTCTGGCTTCTGAAAAACCAATTGTGGCAGAGAATGTGAAAGTTGAAAACACCCAGCAATGCTGCAATGTATTTTGTACAACTACTAACCTTCCAGAAAGGAACTACTGACTAGTTTCTAATAGCAAAACTAAAGACAAATGGTCATGATTTGCACTCAAATCACACAGTGAGGTGTAGATACTACACTGACTTTTCCAATAGGAAAACACTGGAGAAACTGAAAGCtgttctttagaaaagaaagcaactcAAACAGTAAATTGTCACGTAAGGACAGATAGCCACATATGctcttagtatttttttaaatattcatttccaTGCCAAAAATAGATGATTGcttaaacaacattttttctccccatgaGGTATGTGGAAGCATAGAACCACCAACGTTGCCCATGTTCAGAAGATTCTTCTAAGATGACAAGCTCGAATCTGACACAGTAATAGAATTTATAATAACACACTATTTAGAATAATAAATTTCTGTTCCCACAACTTTTCCATctagagaatgaaaaaaacagtaccTTTACAATGAGCGTATGGCATAGTCATTACATAATCCTCTCCCCTGTTTAGGAATGTTAGCCGTCCTTCTCCATCTAGTATGGCAGATAATGAATTCCCTGAAATTCAAACAGAGAAACACATTTCACACCCTGCAAGATGACAGTCAACATTTCCTAGTACGTGAgcaacagaattaaaaacatcagtatACTTAGCATTGCAATATATGCTGTCTGGTGAAGCCACCATAATACACATCATTaccaattaaaaattaaaatattgtaaagtagaaattaaaattctaaaGACCAGTAGTAAAAACTTTGTAAGACAAGTATAATACAATGATCAAAACACTGATTCTTCTGAAAGTCTTCCTTCATCCACAAAACACAACTCATTTGCACTGCTTTTACACTCCTCAGTAAAAgtacaaccaaaaaaaaacccaaccaaccaaaacaaaactccCCCACCACATTACTTACCATAGAATTTTGATTTGGCCAGAATGCTACCACTAAGGCAAAAACCATCTTTGCGGTTGCTAACATAGAAGGCAGATATTGGAGGATGATGGGATAcctgttgaaaaaaaaacatatttgaaaaaaaaacaaacaaaaaaacaggcaatGTAATATAAACCTTGAGCTAATAAAGACAGAATGCCACATTCAAGTTGTACACAATAGAATACAATTAATCTTAGATGTGACTATAATCTTTAgagataaaaatcaaacatttaaatcaattttaataGTTAACTAATACCACTTGTTCTAGAggaagacagaacagaaatgctAGAAACACCTTTCTCTCTGTCTAAGAACTATGCTCATCAGGAGAGGTTTTAGGATACTATGCATCCATATAAATACTGACACATCATTTGTCTAGCACAAAAAGGTctaactcatttatttttcttaaaaatgtttgtgctgGTTATGGCAGCTACCTGTTCTGCAATGTAAAAAGTCTTGCTATTCGTCCTGGGATGAATCCACATGCAGCGGAAAGTCTCACCAAGTATAGGATTGTACGGCTTTTTTAATCCCTaagcagaaacagaacagaCAGTAACCATACAATGCAGGTAGAGAACTTGCAGAATAATTTACCAGTCTGTCACtgaagatcaaaaaaaaaaaaaaaaaaaaggcataataCATCTGCTAAAGCACATTGTACTTGATTTTGACATTTGAATATTATGCTCAGTTATTCTATTCTTCAAACTAAGGAAACTAGCACATAAATCTGTGTATCTGCTATGCCATTCCAGGCTAGAATTTAAGCAAACagaatttaagaatttaagaattGTTGCAGAATTATTATAGACATTTTGCCTGAAGTTGGGTAGTAAGGAGTCTTGTCTTTCAATACTATTTCCTGCCAACTTAATCATAAAGAATATTTAGTATACAGCTATTTCCACAGTAGTGGGAATATTACTCTTCCAACCATACCATGCTATCACTGAAGAACACAGAAATGGCTCAACTTTATGTCAAAACGTTTAATTATATTTCCACTTCAAAGCACAGTTGAACATAGTCTTTTAAGCATAGCTAGGGACCAAAAAGGTCCATGATGCATTTGCACAAATAATGAAGACTtaatcttgcttttaaaaaaaatgcataacaatataattaaacaaaaacgCCAGCACATCCCCAAGCCCTCAAACCAGACACAACCTCTAaagtaaagacaaaataatatgTGAAAAAACACCTTTGGTTTTTTGTAGAATCCAGACAGATACCACTTCACTACTTTTTTCATGCGGTTGTAGGCATTCTCTTCAAGAGCAGCTCTACgaaacaaacagaaagtacAGATCAAATATCAGTATTGTTTCAATTATAACACTATTTAATTTATTAGCTTTCTTTAAGCAGGTAAATAAATTCTAAATCTTAACGgaatttaacaatttttttaaaaaaggctaaCTGGTACTGTTCTACCACTA
This is a stretch of genomic DNA from Cygnus atratus isolate AKBS03 ecotype Queensland, Australia chromosome 1, CAtr_DNAZoo_HiC_assembly, whole genome shotgun sequence. It encodes these proteins:
- the OSBPL8 gene encoding oxysterol-binding protein-related protein 8 isoform X3, whose amino-acid sequence is MKEEGPLRRRFSSCAGISSVFSPRADGRKLVRNASFGGYYELSPASPGFDKGKDDVSQNKEDTAHSMSKSKSESKLFNGSEKDISLSSSKLTKKESLKVQKKNYREEKKRATKELLSTITDPSVIVMADWLKIRGTLKSWTKLWCVLKPGVLLVYKTPKNGQWVGTVLLNACELIERPSKKDGFCFKLFHPLEQSIWAIKGPKGEAVGSITQPLPSSYLIIRAASESDGRCWMDALELALKCSSLLKRTMIREGKEHDLNSSSDSAHVSFYGLLRANNLNSGENLPLNDSEIERHHFKDQDMYSDKSDKENDHDHDESDNDGLGKSEESDSDTSERQDDSYVDPEPIDIKETTYLEQSHEELGEAGEAAQTEVVSEENKSLIWTLLKQVRPGMDLSKVVLPTFILEPRSFLDKLSDYYYHADFLSEAALEENAYNRMKKVVKWYLSGFYKKPKGLKKPYNPILGETFRCMWIHPRTNSKTFYIAEQVSHHPPISAFYVSNRKDGFCLSGSILAKSKFYGNSLSAILDGEGRLTFLNRGEDYVMTMPYAHCKGILYGTMTLELGGAVNITCEKTGYSATIEFKLKPFLGNNDSVNQISGKIKLGKEVLAILEGHWDSEVTIRDKKTDVSETFWNPTSDIKQRRLPRYTVKFEEQDDFESEKLWQQVTKAINNKDQTEATQEKYVLEEAQRRSAKERKLKGEEWTCKLFDQDSVTGEWHYKYADTRPWDPLNDMIQFEKDGTIQTKVRHRTPMVSVPKIKRKPTGQKKGECGFSSPEPDNQDSSGSEAQLMKHNTRIRKKGADLGELQSAIESIKETQEDIKRDIMALRNRVTSNSPTVDNQFLQLKHYIFILLLVLLQLIINFLFK
- the OSBPL8 gene encoding oxysterol-binding protein-related protein 8 isoform X4; translation: MSQRQGKEAYFTPTKELLQPSLSPATAHSHGFDKGKDDVSQNKEDTAHSMSKSKSESKLFNGSEKDISLSSSKLTKKESLKVQKKNYREEKKRATKELLSTITDPSVIVMADWLKIRGTLKSWTKLWCVLKPGVLLVYKTPKNGQWVGTVLLNACELIERPSKKDGFCFKLFHPLEQSIWAIKGPKGEAVGSITQPLPSSYLIIRAASESDGRCWMDALELALKCSSLLKRTMIREGKEHDLNSSSDSAHVSFYGLLRANNLNSGENLPLNDSEIERHHFKDQDMYSDKSDKENDHDHDESDNDGLGKSEESDSDTSERQDDSYVDPEPIDIKETTYLEQSHEELGEAGEAAQTEVVSEENKSLIWTLLKQVRPGMDLSKVVLPTFILEPRSFLDKLSDYYYHADFLSEAALEENAYNRMKKVVKWYLSGFYKKPKGLKKPYNPILGETFRCMWIHPRTNSKTFYIAEQVSHHPPISAFYVSNRKDGFCLSGSILAKSKFYGNSLSAILDGEGRLTFLNRGEDYVMTMPYAHCKGILYGTMTLELGGAVNITCEKTGYSATIEFKLKPFLGNNDSVNQISGKIKLGKEVLAILEGHWDSEVTIRDKKTDVSETFWNPTSDIKQRRLPRYTVKFEEQDDFESEKLWQQVTKAINNKDQTEATQEKYVLEEAQRRSAKERKLKGEEWTCKLFDQDSVTGEWHYKYADTRPWDPLNDMIQFEKDGTIQTKVRHRTPMVSVPKIKRKPTGQKKGECGFSSPEPDNQDSSGSEAQLMKHNTRIRKKGADLGELQSAIESIKETQEDIKRDIMALRNRVTSNSPTVDNQFLQLKHYIFILLLVLLQLIINFLFK